CATCAACCCGGCGGTCTACGAGACGCTGCGCGACGCCATGAAGGGCAAGGAGCGGATCGAGTTCACCCCGCCCAGCGGGAAGATCATCGAGGGTGACCAGCGCTCCATCCCCGGGGTGAAGTGCGAGTCGGTCGAGACCGCCAAGTCGCGGCTGCGCGGTGCCGGCTTCGAACCGGTCGTCTCCAGCAGCAAGGTGCCGTCCGAGTGCCCGGCCGGCACCGCCGCCGGCACCAGCCCGGACGGGCGCACCATCAAGGGCGGCGTGGTGACCATCGAGGTCAGCGCCGGCGGCGGTAACACCCCGCCGGCCGGCGGCAACACCGCCGGGCCCGCGGTCCCGCCGCCGGCCAACAACGGCCGCCCCGGACGACCGCCGGGCCGCTGACCGGCGACACCCGACAGCGGGCGGGCACCCAGGTGGGTGCCCGCCCGCTTCGTCATGACCCGGCGTACGCGGGTGGCCGGGGCGACGGCCCGGCGTACGGTCGGTGCAGGGCTTCTCCGGTCAGAGAGCGAGTTGCCGGCGTACCTCGGCGGCCACCCGGCCCCCCTCGGCCCTGCCGGCCACCGCGGCCTGGGCCGCCTTCATGGCCGGGCCCAGCTGCGCCTTCCCGGTGAAGCCGCCCGCGGTGAGCGCCCCCGCGACCAGCTCGGCCAGCTCGTCGTCGGAGAGCTGCTTCGGCAGGTAGCGCTCCAGCACCGCACCCTCGGCGGTCTCCTTGGTGGCCTGCTCGGTACGCCCGGCGTCGGCGAAGGCGGTCGCGGCCTCCCGCCGCTTCTTCGCCTCCTTGGTCAGCACCGCGAGCACCTCGTCGTCGGTGAGCTCGCGCTTGGCCTTGCCGGCGACCTCGGCGTTGCCGACGGCGGCCAGGGCCATCCGCAGGGTGGACGTGGTCAGCTCGTCGCGTGCCTTCAGGGCGGCGCGCATGTCTGCGGTGAGGCGGTCCTTCAGCGTGCTCATGGTCGGTCAAACTACCCTGAACGCCATGCGAAAGCGCACACTATTCCGGCTCGCCGCCGGGACCGTCGCCGCGGGCACGGCCACCCTGGCATACGCGTCGCTCATCGAACGCAACATGTTCACCCTGCGCCGCTACGACGTGCCGGTGCTGCCGGCCGACGCCGAACCGCTGCGCGTACTGCACGTCTCGGACCTGCACATGATGCCGAACCAGCGGCGCAAGCAGGACTGGGTCGCCTCGCTGGCGGCCCTCGACCCGGACCTGGTGGTCGTCACCGGGGACAACATGGCCCACCCGGACGCCCTACCGGGGGCGCTGCGGGCGTTGCAACCACTGCTGGACCTTCCCGGTGCCTTCGTCTTCGGCTCGAACGACTACACCGGGCCGGTCTGGAAGAACCCGTTCAGCTACTTCCTGCCCGACCGGGAGTACACCGAGGGCGCGGCACTGCCGTACGAGGAACTGCGGAACGTCCTCACCGGCGCCGGCTGGGCGGACCTGAACAATGCCCGGACCGCGCTGAAGGCTGGCGGCCGACTGATCGAACTGCTCGGCGTCGACGACCCGCACATCGAGCGGGACGACTACGCCGCCGTCGCCGGGCCGGCCAACCCGGAGGCCGACCTCTCCGTGGCGCTGACCCACTCGCCGGAGCCGGCCGTGCTCGACCGGATGGCCGCCGACGGCTTCGACCTGCTGCTCGCCGGGCACACCCATGGCGGGCAGGTCTGCGTGCCGGGCTACGGCGCGCTGGTCACCAACTGCGGACTGCCCCGGTCCATGGCCCGTGGCCTGCACCGCTGGCCGGGCTCCGACGCCTGGCTGCACGTCTCCGCCGGGCTCGGCACCCACCCCACCGCGCCGGTCCGCTTCGCCTGCCCACCGGAGGCGAGCGTGCTCACCCTCATCCCCCGCTGAACCCTGCCGCCGGGCCCCGGACCGGGGCCCGGCGGGGCGGGGGTACCGAATTTGATCCTGGGGCCGGGTGGGCTACTATTTGTCGGCACGCCTCGGGGTGTGGCGCAGCTTGGTAGCGCGCTTCGTTCGGGACGAAGAGGTCGTCGGTTCGAATCCGGCCACCCC
The Micromonospora sp. R77 DNA segment above includes these coding regions:
- a CDS encoding GatB/YqeY domain-containing protein; amino-acid sequence: MSTLKDRLTADMRAALKARDELTTSTLRMALAAVGNAEVAGKAKRELTDDEVLAVLTKEAKKRREAATAFADAGRTEQATKETAEGAVLERYLPKQLSDDELAELVAGALTAGGFTGKAQLGPAMKAAQAAVAGRAEGGRVAAEVRRQLAL
- a CDS encoding metallophosphoesterase, with amino-acid sequence MRKRTLFRLAAGTVAAGTATLAYASLIERNMFTLRRYDVPVLPADAEPLRVLHVSDLHMMPNQRRKQDWVASLAALDPDLVVVTGDNMAHPDALPGALRALQPLLDLPGAFVFGSNDYTGPVWKNPFSYFLPDREYTEGAALPYEELRNVLTGAGWADLNNARTALKAGGRLIELLGVDDPHIERDDYAAVAGPANPEADLSVALTHSPEPAVLDRMAADGFDLLLAGHTHGGQVCVPGYGALVTNCGLPRSMARGLHRWPGSDAWLHVSAGLGTHPTAPVRFACPPEASVLTLIPR